A segment of the Sulfurovum indicum genome:
TTGATATGGCAACGATCGAACGGAGGGTAATGAAAAGTATGGCGCTGGCCGCCATTTCACATAAGAGAGAAGGAGAGGTGAAAGCACTTTCAGGTGGAGAGAAACAGCGTTGTGCTATTGCCAGAGCATTGGTACATGAGCCTCAACTGATATTGTGTGATGAACCTACTGCCAATCTTGACAGAGCAAATTCACTCAAGTTCATAGAGATACTCCAATCTTTGTATGAGATGGGAAAAACGATTATTGTTGCAACACATGATCCGCTTTTTGAAGGACTTTCGTTCGTCAATAAAGTGATACACATGGAAGATGGAAAAATAGTGAAGAGGGAAGAGTAGATTCTCTATCTGCCCGCTGTATGAAATGAAAAGAAAGAAGGTATTATGAATGAGATTCTCCTAAGCAACGAAGTCATCGTCTATCTTCTTTCCGAAGCAGTACTCTATATGCTGCTGTTCATTGCTTTTTTGGTGACACTGGGATTGGTAAGAAAGTGGAATTTTGATGCATTTACTTCAGAACAGTTCATGTGGGAGAACCGCTCCTATCTGGTGGTGACCATTATCTCTTTTGCCATGCTTCTGAAACTATTACTGCTGCCTTACTTTGTCTATACAGTCGATAATCTCTCTGATCTTATTCCGGGAGCAATGTGTGGTGCAGGTGTGATCAAGGCAAATGAGTATGGGAATCCTCTTTTGGCACTAAAGATCATAGTGCTGTTTTTGAGTGGCCTGTGGTTAAGTATGAACAGTTTGGATCTAAAGGCGAAGAACTATCCTTATTTAAAAGCAAAGTCATGGTTTTTTATAGTTGTTTTTGTTTTTCTTAGTGTAGAATTTACTCTGGATATACTCTATTTTACCCATATAGAGACAAGCAATCCCGTAACATGCTGCTCTGTGATCTTCGGCGTAAGCGGAGGAGCGAACGATCTGCCTTTTGGCTTGAATATTCCCAGACTTTTGATACTCTTCTATCTGCTTTTTGCTTTGCTCGTGTTAACAGTTAATGCCTCTATGCCACTTGTCAGTATCGGTGCAAGCCTTCTTTTTGCCATAGTGGCTTATTATGCGGTTGTCTATTTCTTTGGTACCTATATTTATGAACTTCCTACGCACCAGTGTCCCTTCTGTATGCTGCAGAATCACTACAACTATGTTGGTTATTTTGTTTGGGGTTCATTGCTTTTAGGGATATTTTTTGTACTCGACAGTGCTGTGATGCAGCTGTTTTTTAAGCGTTCTTCCAAAAAACTAAAGAGAGTTTCGTTACTATTTCTAACATTGTTTGTCGTGTTGTGCAGTTTCTATGTGGGATTGTATTATCTTGAAAATGGAGTGCTTTTATGAAAAAAATACTTATAAATATCGCTGTTTTTGTTATGGTGATTGCTGTGATTATCATACTGTTGCTCTCTTTCGGTACCGATGAAGGGGCAAAGTATGTTTACAAGAACAATACAGCATACAAGATCGTTGAGCTCAAGCCCAAAGAGTATCAGTGCTCAGAGTGCAATATGGACGTAGCAGACCTTGAGTATGCCGTTCAGTTGATCACAAAGAACGGAAATACCTACTTCTTCGATGATATAGGGTGTGTTGTGCTCTGGTTAAAGAACAA
Coding sequences within it:
- a CDS encoding ABC transporter ATP-binding protein, with translation MVILENVYKIYNEGTPQAFEALKSIDLKIAEGETVILNGVSGSGKSTLLSLIAALDKPSSGKITVGGELISKLPDLHASAYRAKTIGVIFQHFNLLEALSVEENVMAPLINSRLDMATIERRVMKSMALAAISHKREGEVKALSGGEKQRCAIARALVHEPQLILCDEPTANLDRANSLKFIEILQSLYEMGKTIIVATHDPLFEGLSFVNKVIHMEDGKIVKREE